The following proteins are co-located in the Leishmania donovani BPK282A1 complete genome, chromosome 26 genome:
- a CDS encoding farnesyltransferase beta subunit gives MMNLAPDTITIEAQRNTELLLLEQLRSTNPHIYALWQRHPDKVNDASSSSAASSSSKDTRGAGGSDGRGANASSASAASTLTEPFDYTEPRFYRAAHVHFLMENLSVTPQGFSSLYPSRPWIVYWALQAADVLSAMESEVLHRTPPSAIVAFLHSCLSVDHTCQAEVNNRLAAAATSARGAQEVNDPHVTWTLLGSSTTSVTHSRDSADATSATWMPPVEDAAEVAERSSRPVMGFAGGATHQEPHIASSYAACCALAMLSWYDDGAPLRQLPRAAIKRWLLTLRNEDGSFRVHGGGESDIRASYCAAVITTLLGLDDPTTFDGEAGRREFVDDVRDVPVLTLQTARFVAACQTHEGGFTCSPTASEAHGAYTQCGLAALLLMKQPHMVHQASLRRWLAARQLNYEGGFNGRTNKLVDSCYSHWIGASHVLLRTVEAYTKCFTEVPTTHSRNGDGAGTSEDGDREDVDSASSARCLRAREVVLLDHAQLLDAKMIHASADDAWDRAESEHLTRLGVVDQFLGADDAVLRSAEGKRAAVTALYERLLESQLAAVRGCDGNGGAAAGDVQGSLEAWRARQAFLYADVGDFYFNQRKLQDYVLRCCQDPEIGGLMDKPQTAHDGYHTCYSLSGLSAAQNLQYRTHATAADAAYPSTYLERAFARSYLPGRESGSTSGNEEGSCGVVLGLPNTSAAAESMLLRTTSPIFNIHQSRVLSALRAWSVKTFV, from the coding sequence ATGATGAACTTGGCACCGGATACCATCACGAtagaggcgcagcgcaacacggagctgctgctgctcgagcagctgcgcagcacgaACCCTCACATCTATGCCCTGTGGCAGCGTCACCCGGACAAAGTCAACGACGCTTCCTCTTCatccgccgcgtcgtcgtcgtcgaaggACActcgtggcgccggcggtagcgatggcagaggcgccaacgcctcctccgcctcagcagcgtcgacatTGACGGAGCCGTTTGACTACACGGAGCCGCGCTTCTACCGTGCCGCACACGTCCATTTTCTCATGGAAAACCTCAGCGTGACGCCACAGGGCTTCTCCAGTCTCTACCCGTCGCGACCGTGGATCGTATACTGGGCCTTGCAAGCTGCCGACGTGCTGAGTGCCATGGAGAGCGAAGTGCTGCACCGTACCCCGCCGAGCGCCATCGTGGCGTTCCTGCACAGCTGCCTCAGCGTCGACCACACATGCCAAGCGGAGGTAAATAACCGgctcgcggctgccgccacgtcTGCCCGTGGAGCCCAGGAAGTGAACGACCCCCACGTCACCTGGACACTTCTGGGGAGCAGCACAACATCCGTGACACACTCGAGAGACAGCGCTGACGCGACGAGTGCCACCTGGATGCCACCAGTGGAGGACGCCGCAGAGGTGGCTGAACGTTCCTCACGGCCGGTGATGGGTTTTGCAGGAGGGGCTACGCACCAAGAGCCGcacatcgcctcctcctACGCAGCCTGCTGCGCTCTCGCGATGCTGAGCTGGTATGACGACggggcaccgctgcggcaacTCCCGCGTGCCGCCATCAAGCGGTGGCTCCTCACACTGCGAAACGAGGACGGTAGCTTTCGCGTGCATGGCGGAGGCGAGTCGGATATTCGCGCCTCGTACTGTGCCGCCGTCATAACAACTCTCCTCGGGCTCGATGATCCGACAACCTTTGACGGCGAGGCCGGCCGCCGCGAGTTTGTGGACGACGTGCGCGACGTTCCGGTGCTAACGCTGCAGACGGCGCGCTTCGTCGCCGCGTGTCAGACCCACGAAGGCGGCTTCACATGCTCTCCTACCGCGTCGGAGGCGCACGGGGCATACACCCAGTGCGGGCTGGCCGCCCTACTGCTCATGAAGCAGCCGCACATGGTGCATCAGGCGTCATTGCGTCGCTGGCTGGCCGCGCGCCAACTAAACTATGAGGGCGGCTTCAACGGTCGCACAAACAAGCTGGTCGACTCTTGCTACTCGCATTGGATCGGCGCAtcgcacgtgctgctgcgcacggtCGAGGCATACACAAAATGCTTCACAGAAGTGCCTACCACACATTCGCGCAACGGAGACGGTGCAGGAACTAGCGAAGATGGTGATAGGGAGGATGTAGATTCCGCCTCGTCCGCTCGTTGTCTTCGGGCCcgggaggtggtgctgctggaccATGCGCAGCTACTCGACGCAAAAATGATTCACGCTAGCGCCGATGACGCCTGGGACCGTGCCGAGAGTGAGCATCTTACGCGACTGGGTGTAGTGGATCAGTTTCTCGGCGCCGAtgatgcggtgctgcggtcGGCGGAGGGAAAAAGAGCCGCCGTCACAGCCTTGTACGAGCGCCTACTGGAGAGCCAGctcgctgcggtgcgcggctgcgacggcaacggtggcgcagctgcgggagACGTGCAGGGCAGCCTGGAGGCATGGCGAGCGCGCCAAGCGTTCCTCTACGCCGATGTCGGCGACTTCTACTTTAACCAGCGCAAATTGCAGGACTACgtcctgcgctgctgccaggATCCCGAGATTGGTGGCTTGATGGACAAGCCTCAAACAGCGCACGACGGGTACCACACCTGCTACTCGCTCTCGGGGCTGAGTGCAGCGCAGAACTTGCAGTACCGGACtcatgccaccgccgccgatgccgcctACCCGTCCACCTACCTTGAACGCGCCTTTGCCCGCTCGTACCTCCCAGGGCGCGAGAGTGGCAGCACAAGCGGCAACGAAGAAGGCAGCTGTGGCGTAGTGTTGGGCTTACCAAACACTTCCGCGGCTGCGGAGTCGATGCTTCTTCGAACGACCAGCCCGATCTTTAACATACATCAATCGCGCGTGCTCTCTGCCCTGCGTGCATGGAGCGTGAAAACTTTCGTGTAA